From a single Candidatus Margulisiibacteriota bacterium genomic region:
- a CDS encoding ATP-binding cassette domain-containing protein, whose amino-acid sequence MPLALLDNVTKSYSPKADPALKNITLVIEPGELILIYGPNGAGKSTLLRLLGGLEKPTDGKIYLDGKNISRLRPDLLAEVRRKELGFLSPDADLIPILSVFENVELPLQLARQGKAGERRERVRQLLDELGLGSLAAKKPPELSPIERQKTALAAAVIKSPLVILADEPTARLDVKSGLEILSSIVEINKKRKISFLVAGDDLAMSRYLPKVIKLYGGIIEGGGAVPEAPVKAVPSVMKVGTVLKETPVKSVPPVVKEQPVLKEAPVKLEAIVKPAPPVKSVPPVVKEQPVLKEAPVKLEPPVKSVPPVVKEQPVLKEAPVKLEAPVKSVPPVVKEQPVLKEAPVKLEPPVDLSLIKPKPMAAASGLTEKLEVAPRIIKEKRDAGVPVYEIKMDDLQSPLIKPPENRGKDAL is encoded by the coding sequence ATGCCATTAGCCTTGCTTGATAACGTGACTAAGAGTTATTCGCCGAAAGCCGACCCCGCGTTAAAAAACATTACCCTGGTGATAGAGCCCGGAGAACTAATTTTGATCTACGGGCCGAATGGAGCGGGGAAAAGCACCCTGTTGCGGCTGTTAGGGGGATTGGAAAAACCGACCGACGGAAAAATATATTTGGACGGGAAAAACATTTCGCGACTTCGTCCAGACTTGCTGGCAGAGGTCAGGCGGAAGGAGCTGGGGTTTTTATCGCCGGACGCAGACCTGATCCCGATCCTGTCGGTGTTTGAGAATGTTGAGTTGCCTCTCCAGCTTGCCAGGCAAGGGAAAGCGGGGGAGCGCCGCGAACGGGTCAGGCAGCTGCTTGACGAGCTTGGCCTGGGAAGTTTAGCCGCAAAGAAGCCGCCAGAACTTTCTCCCATTGAACGGCAAAAAACCGCGTTAGCAGCGGCGGTGATCAAGAGCCCTCTTGTCATCCTGGCCGATGAGCCGACCGCCCGGCTTGATGTTAAATCAGGGTTGGAAATTTTATCAAGCATTGTTGAGATAAATAAAAAAAGAAAAATATCGTTTTTAGTCGCTGGCGACGATCTGGCAATGTCCCGCTATCTGCCAAAAGTGATAAAGTTGTATGGGGGGATCATTGAGGGAGGAGGCGCTGTTCCAGAAGCGCCTGTTAAGGCGGTGCCATCGGTCATGAAGGTGGGGACGGTCTTGAAAGAGACTCCGGTTAAAAGCGTGCCGCCGGTTGTGAAAGAGCAGCCGGTTTTGAAAGAGGCTCCGGTTAAACTTGAGGCGATCGTCAAGCCTGCGCCGCCGGTTAAAAGTGTGCCGCCGGTTGTGAAAGAACAGCCGGTCTTGAAAGAGGCTCCGGTTAAACTTGAGCCGCCGGTTAAAAGTGTGCCGCCGGTTGTGAAAGAGCAGCCGGTCTTGAAAGAGGCCCCTGTTAAACTTGAGGCGCCGGTTAAAAGTGTGCCGCCGGTTGTGAAAGAACAGCCGGTCTTGAAAGAGGCCCCTGTTAAACTCGAGCCGCCGGTTGATCTTTCATTGATCAAGCCAAAACCGATGGCTGCCGCATCAGGGTTAACAGAAAAATTGGAAGTGGCTCCCAGGATTATCAAGGAAAAAAGAGACGCAGGGGTCCCGGTCTATGAAATAAAAATGGACGACTTGCAAAGCCCATTGATCAAACCGCCGGAAAATAGGGGGAAGGATGCTCTTTAG
- a CDS encoding ABC transporter permease, giving the protein MLFRLAVRHLASRPRFFPVIALAIVIGSAIVVNCFINDLERRLIKDEVDLHFGHVKVYQKEYDVSACSLAKLIVSPEAVVEDLSAQKRMIGAAPRVRFRALLLNDSGDLPVIVNAIDSEQDDLVFRLQGKVAAGRYLAGSEEAAMLGRELAESLGLAIGDQIDLLAQGKNGVFHEFGLLVKGILVTGDKEIDGASVFISLDVAQAGLNLSDRVTEISLRLKDPAEAPFVKYEGLEVIPWQKDIKKTVWLERTRVYLSAGFLAALSLIVLIVSVNYFKLARIRRRQEYVYLSRLGFKSRDFLIMSAWELFFVVSLGIILGLLSGGVVLKCLGWL; this is encoded by the coding sequence ATGCTCTTTAGACTCGCGGTTCGGCACCTGGCGAGCCGACCAAGATTTTTTCCGGTCATTGCCCTGGCGATCGTGATCGGCAGTGCTATTGTCGTCAATTGTTTTATCAATGACCTGGAGCGCCGCTTGATCAAAGACGAGGTTGACCTCCATTTCGGTCACGTTAAAGTTTATCAGAAGGAATATGATGTTTCAGCCTGTTCTCTCGCAAAACTGATCGTTTCTCCGGAAGCGGTTGTTGAAGATCTGTCTGCCCAAAAAAGAATGATCGGAGCCGCTCCGCGGGTTAGATTCCGCGCTTTACTGTTAAATGACAGCGGGGATCTTCCGGTCATAGTCAATGCGATCGACTCCGAACAAGATGACCTGGTTTTTAGGCTTCAGGGAAAAGTGGCGGCCGGACGCTATTTGGCGGGGAGCGAAGAGGCGGCGATGCTGGGACGGGAACTGGCGGAAAGCCTTGGTTTGGCGATCGGCGACCAGATCGATCTTTTGGCCCAGGGGAAAAATGGCGTTTTTCATGAATTTGGCTTGTTGGTCAAAGGGATATTGGTGACTGGGGACAAAGAAATAGACGGGGCTTCGGTTTTTATTTCTTTGGACGTAGCGCAGGCGGGGCTCAATTTGAGTGACAGGGTAACGGAGATCTCGCTTCGATTAAAGGACCCGGCAGAGGCTCCCTTCGTCAAATACGAGGGGTTGGAAGTGATCCCCTGGCAGAAAGACATCAAGAAGACCGTTTGGCTTGAGCGAACTCGCGTTTATTTGTCGGCCGGTTTTCTGGCCGCGTTAAGTTTGATCGTGCTGATCGTTTCGGTTAATTATTTCAAACTGGCCAGGATCAGGCGGCGTCAGGAGTATGTCTATCTTAGCCGTTTAGGTTTCAAAAGCCGGGACTTCCTGATCATGTCCGCCTGGGAGCTGTTTTTTGTGGTGAGTTTGGGGATTATCCTTGGGTTATTATCGGGAGGAGTGGTCTTAAAATGTTTGGGCTGGCTGTAA
- a CDS encoding outer membrane lipoprotein-sorting protein: MKRLIALLLFMPGIALAVALSPAEKALVSLDDNYTQRTTAMTMRLFYKNDDEQRTADLEFFASGNDRSLIEVKNQGGRYLKLGDRLLIYSAASGGPVKLTGRIFERSFLGSAFSFADLMFPRSFADVYTGQITTSETISFIVPQGTGEAVEEHDCLVMTLTASRRRAPAYRKMIWIDREIEMVVREKDFALSGRLLKTIEYGDFRKVKKRYYPAYLRAEDPARGGVASELFIDQAEFDRTLPAGIFNP; encoded by the coding sequence ATGAAAAGGCTTATCGCGCTGTTGTTGTTCATGCCTGGGATAGCACTGGCGGTCGCCTTATCACCAGCAGAGAAAGCCCTGGTCTCTCTGGATGACAATTACACCCAAAGAACGACCGCCATGACTATGCGGTTGTTTTATAAAAATGATGACGAGCAAAGAACGGCGGATCTGGAGTTTTTTGCCTCCGGCAATGACCGGTCACTGATCGAGGTCAAAAACCAGGGAGGCCGCTATCTAAAACTGGGTGACAGGCTGCTGATCTATTCCGCCGCTTCCGGCGGTCCGGTCAAATTGACCGGGCGCATATTTGAGCGGTCGTTCCTGGGTTCCGCTTTTAGCTTTGCCGATCTAATGTTCCCCCGATCGTTCGCGGACGTTTATACTGGCCAGATAACTACCAGCGAAACGATCAGCTTTATTGTCCCCCAGGGGACGGGGGAAGCGGTTGAAGAACATGATTGTTTGGTTATGACCCTGACCGCTTCGCGGCGCCGGGCTCCGGCATACCGCAAGATGATCTGGATCGACCGGGAGATAGAAATGGTGGTCAGGGAAAAAGACTTTGCCCTTTCCGGCCGGCTGCTTAAGACGATTGAATACGGAGATTTCCGAAAAGTTAAAAAACGCTATTATCCCGCATATTTGCGCGCCGAAGATCCGGCCCGCGGGGGAGTGGCCAGCGAACTATTTATTGACCAGGCGGAGTTTGACAGAACATTGCCAGCCGGGATATTTAACCCTTAG
- a CDS encoding ABC transporter permease, with translation MFGLAVKNILNTFRGVATLFGFSIMVAAAILSWSLVREVSDGALSNIAYYRSGHLRVVDKQFNDQLLPLNKAFAKYQEVEKIAAQYPGVKAQAERIEARLLLQHLGRSAQARGIAIDAIREHPPWRTLAGRQVGISDKELVIGAKLAQKLAVGLDDTLTIVTPNALGSLTVFDLKVVGIFSSGSTNIDESYFFFPLAAAQNVFDLKGKVSEVVVYLRDPRLAREGAEFINAELARVAPGQFKVIPWERDDAVVWLEKGELIGWLVGGLCFFIGCALIYHFFSAGVAARDPEIAALKRLGVKKGEMVRLLIIEATILGLLAGAIGGLIAFVLVQLLSGQQITISWLDLQFVRAELEVALRLPDI, from the coding sequence ATGTTTGGGCTGGCTGTAAAAAATATCCTCAATACTTTCCGGGGAGTGGCAACACTTTTCGGGTTTTCGATTATGGTCGCGGCCGCGATCCTTTCCTGGTCCCTGGTCAGGGAGGTTTCGGATGGGGCGCTGAGCAATATCGCGTATTACCGGAGCGGTCATTTGCGCGTTGTAGACAAGCAGTTCAATGACCAGCTTTTGCCGCTTAACAAAGCCTTTGCCAAGTACCAGGAAGTCGAAAAAATAGCGGCGCAATATCCTGGGGTCAAGGCCCAGGCCGAGCGGATCGAGGCTCGCCTGCTGTTGCAGCATCTCGGTCGGAGCGCCCAGGCGCGGGGGATCGCGATCGACGCGATACGGGAGCATCCTCCCTGGCGGACCCTAGCTGGCCGTCAGGTCGGTATCAGCGATAAAGAGCTGGTGATCGGGGCCAAGCTGGCCCAGAAGTTGGCGGTAGGCTTGGACGACACTTTGACGATCGTTACCCCGAACGCGTTGGGATCGTTGACTGTCTTTGATCTTAAGGTTGTCGGGATATTTTCTTCGGGTTCGACCAATATTGACGAAAGTTATTTCTTTTTCCCGCTGGCGGCGGCGCAAAACGTCTTTGACCTGAAAGGGAAAGTCAGCGAAGTGGTTGTGTATCTTCGTGATCCCCGCTTGGCGCGGGAAGGGGCCGAGTTCATTAATGCGGAGCTGGCGAGGGTAGCGCCCGGCCAATTCAAGGTTATCCCCTGGGAGAGGGATGATGCGGTGGTTTGGCTGGAAAAAGGGGAGTTGATCGGCTGGCTGGTCGGCGGGCTTTGCTTCTTTATCGGCTGCGCCCTTATTTATCATTTCTTTTCTGCCGGAGTGGCGGCGCGCGACCCGGAAATAGCTGCCTTGAAAAGATTAGGAGTGAAAAAAGGGGAAATGGTCCGGCTGCTGATAATTGAAGCGACGATCCTTGGCCTGTTGGCCGGAGCGATCGGCGGACTGATCGCTTTTGTGTTGGTCCAGTTATTATCAGGCCAGCAAATTACCATCAGCTGGCTGGATCTGCAGTTTGTGCGGGCTGAGTTGGAGGTCGCGCTGCGCCTGCCGGATATTTGA